In a genomic window of Variovorax paradoxus:
- a CDS encoding LysR family transcriptional regulator, translating into MNLTLRQLRAFAAVAETGSFTAAAQQLHLTQSALSVLVRELEREMGVQLLDRHTRRVLLSEAGREFLPSVHRLLGDLAGAVAGVTELRDKKKGLLRLAAPQLMACTLMPRVIAVYRAQYPDVEVRLADTLPEHLLDGILAGEVELAVGQDLEVDPALIERRTLLRDRHWLICPPGHAFEGRRKVRWAELAPYTFIAPTRDFRQRVLPELASAERAWMQRPGTQEVSYMTTALGMVASGLGLTVCPTYSAPLVQAHGLRMVRLEAPDFHREVCVYGAARRSLSPAAASFVQILERFASERGEA; encoded by the coding sequence ATGAATCTGACCTTGCGCCAACTGCGCGCCTTCGCCGCCGTCGCCGAGACCGGCAGCTTCACCGCCGCCGCCCAGCAGCTGCACCTGACGCAGTCGGCGCTCAGCGTGCTGGTGCGCGAACTCGAACGCGAGATGGGCGTGCAGCTGCTCGACCGCCACACGCGGCGCGTGCTGCTGTCGGAGGCCGGGCGCGAGTTCCTGCCCTCGGTGCACCGGCTGCTCGGCGACCTCGCGGGCGCGGTGGCCGGCGTGACCGAGCTGCGCGACAAGAAGAAGGGCCTGCTGCGGCTGGCCGCGCCGCAGCTCATGGCCTGCACCCTGATGCCGCGCGTGATCGCGGTGTATCGCGCGCAATACCCCGACGTGGAGGTGCGGCTGGCCGACACCCTGCCCGAGCACCTGCTCGACGGCATCCTCGCGGGCGAGGTCGAGCTGGCCGTGGGGCAGGACCTCGAGGTCGACCCCGCGCTGATCGAGCGCCGCACGCTGCTGCGCGACCGCCACTGGCTGATCTGCCCGCCCGGCCATGCCTTCGAGGGGCGGCGCAAGGTGCGCTGGGCCGAGCTCGCGCCCTACACCTTCATCGCGCCCACGCGCGACTTCCGTCAGCGCGTGCTTCCCGAGCTCGCGAGCGCCGAGCGTGCCTGGATGCAGCGCCCCGGCACCCAGGAGGTGTCGTACATGACCACCGCGCTCGGCATGGTGGCCTCGGGGCTCGGACTGACCGTGTGCCCGACCTATTCGGCGCCGCTGGTGCAGGCGCACGGGCTGCGCATGGTGCGGCTGGAGGCGCCCGACTTCCACCGCGAGGTCTGCGTCTACGGCGCGGCGCGGCGTTCGCTGTCGCCCGCGGCGGCCAGCTTCGTGCAGATTCTGGAGCGCTTCGCCAGCGAGCGGGGCGAGGCCTGA
- a CDS encoding phosphoglycerate kinase yields MNVLRFTDLCAQGKAAGQRVFIRADLNVPQDDAGNITEDTRIRASVPCIQLALDAGAAVMVTSHLGRPTEGEFKPEDSLAPVAKRLGELLGREVPLVANWVDGVDVKPGQVVLLENCRLNKGEKKNDEALARKLAALTDIYVNDAFGTAHRAEATTYGIAQFAKVASAGPLLAAEIDAITKALAQPKRPLVAIVAGSKVSTKLTILQSLSANVDQLIVGGGIANTFLLAAGLKIGKSLAEPDLVDQAKSVIESMRARGADVPIPVDVVTAKTFAADAPATVKAASEVADDDLILDIGPKTAAQLAAQLREAGTIVWNGPVGVFEFDAFAGGTKAIAQAIAESSAFSIAGGGDTLAAIAKYGIEKDVGYISTGGGAFLEVLEGKTLPAFEILAKRAAG; encoded by the coding sequence ATGAACGTTCTTCGATTCACCGACCTCTGTGCCCAGGGCAAAGCCGCCGGCCAGCGCGTCTTCATCCGTGCCGACCTCAACGTGCCGCAGGACGATGCCGGCAACATCACCGAGGACACCCGCATCCGCGCCTCGGTGCCCTGCATCCAGCTGGCGCTCGATGCCGGTGCCGCGGTGATGGTCACCTCGCACCTGGGCCGCCCGACCGAGGGCGAGTTCAAGCCCGAGGATTCGCTGGCGCCGGTCGCGAAGCGCCTGGGCGAGCTGCTGGGCCGCGAGGTGCCGCTGGTCGCGAACTGGGTCGACGGCGTCGACGTGAAGCCGGGCCAGGTCGTGCTGCTCGAGAACTGCCGCCTCAACAAGGGCGAGAAGAAGAACGACGAGGCGCTCGCGCGCAAGCTCGCCGCGCTGACCGACATCTACGTCAACGACGCCTTCGGCACCGCGCACCGCGCCGAAGCCACCACCTACGGCATCGCGCAGTTCGCCAAGGTGGCGAGCGCCGGCCCACTGCTGGCGGCCGAGATCGACGCCATCACCAAGGCCCTGGCCCAGCCCAAGCGGCCGCTGGTGGCGATCGTCGCGGGCTCCAAGGTCAGCACCAAGCTCACCATCCTGCAGAGCCTGTCGGCCAACGTCGACCAGCTGATCGTCGGCGGCGGCATCGCCAACACCTTCCTGCTCGCGGCCGGCCTGAAGATCGGCAAGTCGCTGGCCGAGCCCGACCTGGTCGACCAGGCCAAGTCGGTGATCGAATCGATGCGCGCGCGCGGCGCCGACGTGCCGATCCCGGTCGACGTGGTCACGGCCAAGACCTTCGCGGCCGACGCGCCGGCCACCGTCAAGGCGGCCAGCGAGGTGGCCGACGACGACCTGATCCTCGACATCGGCCCGAAGACGGCCGCGCAACTGGCCGCGCAGCTGCGCGAGGCCGGCACCATCGTCTGGAACGGCCCGGTGGGCGTGTTCGAGTTCGACGCCTTCGCGGGCGGCACCAAGGCCATCGCCCAGGCGATCGCCGAGAGCAGCGCGTTCTCGATCGCCGGCGGCGGCGACACCCTCGCGGCGATCGCCAAGTACGGCATCGAGAAGGACGTGGGCTACATCTCGACCGGCGGCGGCGCCTTCCTCGAGGTGCTGGAGGGCAAGACCCTGCCGGCCTTCGAGATCCTGGCCAAGCGCGCCGCGGGCTGA
- the pyk gene encoding pyruvate kinase, translated as MSTDRLPRHATKIVATLGPASSTPELLEQMIIHKVSVVRLNFSHGTAQDHIDRATMVREAARKAGREVAIMADLQGPKIRVGKFAQGKIWLEPGAKFVLDASRTEPGDIDAVGLDYKDLPRDVRAGDRLLLNDGLIVLVVDAVRGEAVHTTVKLGGELSNNKGINKQGGGLTAPALTAKDMEDIKTAMSFQADYVAVSFPKNATDMEMARQLCNVAAAEYGHKPGLIAKIERAEAIPRLEEILRASDGIMVARGDLAVEVGNAAVPALQKRMIRMAREMDKVAITATQMMESMITNPVPTRAEVSDVANAVLDGTDAVMLSAETASGRYPLETVQEMSRICEAAEAAEDKQLDADFSGQSYARIDQSIAMGALFTAHHLGAKAIVALTESGSTPLWMSRHRAHIPMYALTSRLATQRKMALYRNVRPLLMDSESDRDTALEQAEAHLKKRGIVQSGDVYAITCGEPMGAPGGTNMLKICRAS; from the coding sequence ATGAGCACCGACCGCCTTCCCCGCCACGCCACCAAGATCGTCGCCACGCTCGGCCCCGCGTCGAGCACGCCCGAGCTGCTCGAGCAGATGATCATCCACAAGGTCAGCGTGGTCCGGCTCAACTTCAGCCACGGGACGGCGCAGGACCACATCGACCGCGCCACCATGGTCCGCGAGGCGGCGCGCAAGGCCGGCCGCGAGGTCGCGATCATGGCCGACCTGCAGGGCCCGAAGATCCGCGTGGGCAAGTTCGCGCAGGGCAAGATCTGGCTCGAGCCGGGCGCGAAGTTCGTGCTCGACGCCTCGCGCACCGAGCCCGGCGACATCGATGCCGTGGGCCTCGACTACAAGGACCTGCCGCGCGACGTGCGCGCCGGCGACCGGCTGCTGCTCAACGACGGCCTGATCGTGCTGGTGGTCGACGCCGTGCGCGGCGAGGCGGTGCACACCACCGTCAAGCTCGGCGGCGAGCTCTCGAACAACAAGGGCATCAACAAGCAGGGCGGCGGCCTCACGGCACCCGCGCTCACGGCCAAGGACATGGAGGACATCAAGACCGCCATGAGCTTCCAGGCCGACTACGTGGCCGTGAGCTTCCCGAAGAACGCGACCGACATGGAAATGGCGCGCCAGCTGTGCAACGTGGCGGCCGCCGAATACGGCCACAAGCCCGGGCTCATCGCGAAGATCGAGCGCGCCGAGGCGATCCCGCGGCTCGAGGAGATCCTGCGCGCCAGCGACGGCATCATGGTCGCGCGCGGCGACCTCGCGGTCGAGGTCGGCAATGCCGCGGTGCCGGCACTGCAGAAGAGGATGATCCGCATGGCGCGCGAGATGGACAAGGTGGCGATCACCGCGACCCAGATGATGGAGTCGATGATCACCAACCCCGTGCCCACGCGCGCCGAGGTCAGCGACGTGGCGAACGCGGTGCTCGACGGCACCGACGCCGTGATGCTCTCGGCCGAGACCGCCTCGGGCCGCTACCCACTCGAGACCGTGCAGGAGATGAGCCGCATCTGCGAAGCCGCCGAGGCAGCCGAAGACAAGCAGCTCGACGCCGACTTCAGCGGCCAGTCCTATGCGCGCATCGACCAGTCGATCGCCATGGGCGCGCTGTTCACCGCGCACCACCTGGGCGCCAAGGCCATCGTCGCGCTGACCGAGTCGGGCTCGACCCCGCTGTGGATGAGCCGCCACCGCGCCCACATCCCGATGTACGCGCTGACCTCGCGCCTGGCCACTCAGCGCAAGATGGCGCTCTACCGCAACGTGCGCCCGCTGCTGATGGATTCGGAAAGCGACCGCGACACCGCGCTCGAGCAGGCCGAGGCGCATCTGAAGAAGCGCGGCATCGTGCAGAGCGGCGACGTCTACGCGATCACCTGCGGCGAGCCGATGGGCGCGCCGGGCGGCACCAACATGCTGAAGATCTGCCGCGCGAGCTGA
- a CDS encoding DUF2783 domain-containing protein, which yields MNTELRIPDPDGFYAALLAAHEGRSEAQSADLNARLVLLLANQCADQAVLLACIRAAAEEEHSTSPHPA from the coding sequence ATGAACACCGAACTCCGCATCCCCGATCCCGACGGCTTCTATGCCGCGCTCTTGGCCGCGCACGAAGGTCGCAGCGAGGCGCAGAGCGCCGATCTCAACGCCCGCCTCGTGCTGCTGCTGGCCAACCAGTGCGCCGACCAGGCGGTGCTGCTGGCCTGCATCCGCGCGGCCGCCGAAGAAGAACATTCCACGAGCCCCCACCCCGCATGA
- a CDS encoding alpha/beta hydrolase, which produces MPELQLAVIDVKPGAALESQSGLQMLRPRIYGAYRAPAGPKRIAAIVMHPTSNFMGHYLIAPLAERGICCMGLNSRYVGNDTVLLMERAIQDLGAGVQYLRAAGYEKVFLVGNSGGAALAAFYQAQAERLTATRFADGDPTHLHPDDLPPVDGIALCAAHLGRTRLMRDWIDPSVTDEHDPLSVDPELDMYDARHRVPYDADFLARFSAAQQARLARIEQWCLDRLALLRGTGGAPRDQTFIVYRTHADPRCVDLSLDPNDRLPGSVWGDARQVNYSANAMGRTTSLTAFLSQWSSRSQADGPTNLARTTVPQLLLTYTGDQSTFPSTRDAWLAAGGARIRNVDIVGGNHYLAGQPELVPQAADAIAEFAHSL; this is translated from the coding sequence ATGCCTGAACTGCAACTCGCCGTCATCGACGTCAAGCCCGGCGCGGCGCTCGAGAGCCAGTCGGGCCTGCAGATGCTGCGCCCGCGCATCTACGGCGCGTACCGCGCGCCCGCGGGTCCGAAGCGCATCGCGGCGATCGTGATGCATCCCACCAGCAACTTCATGGGCCACTACCTGATCGCGCCGCTGGCCGAGCGCGGCATCTGCTGCATGGGGCTCAACTCGCGCTACGTCGGCAACGACACGGTGCTGCTGATGGAACGCGCGATCCAGGACCTGGGCGCCGGCGTGCAGTACCTGCGCGCGGCCGGCTACGAGAAGGTGTTCCTGGTCGGCAACTCGGGCGGCGCCGCGCTCGCGGCCTTCTACCAGGCACAGGCCGAGCGGCTCACGGCCACGCGCTTCGCCGATGGCGACCCCACCCACCTGCACCCCGACGACCTGCCGCCGGTCGACGGCATCGCGCTGTGTGCCGCGCACCTGGGCCGCACGCGGCTGATGCGCGACTGGATCGATCCCTCGGTCACCGACGAGCACGACCCGCTGTCGGTGGACCCCGAACTCGACATGTACGACGCGCGCCACCGCGTGCCCTACGACGCCGATTTCCTCGCGCGCTTTTCCGCGGCGCAGCAGGCGCGGCTCGCGCGCATCGAGCAGTGGTGCCTCGACCGGCTCGCGCTGCTGCGCGGCACCGGGGGCGCGCCGCGCGACCAGACCTTCATCGTCTACCGCACCCACGCCGATCCGCGCTGCGTCGATCTCTCGCTCGACCCCAACGACCGCCTGCCCGGCAGCGTCTGGGGCGATGCGCGCCAGGTCAACTACTCGGCCAACGCGATGGGCCGCACCACCTCGCTCACGGCCTTCCTGTCGCAGTGGTCCTCGCGCTCGCAGGCCGACGGCCCGACCAACCTCGCGCGCACCACGGTGCCCCAGCTGCTGCTGACCTACACCGGCGACCAGTCGACCTTCCCGAGCACGCGCGATGCCTGGCTGGCCGCGGGCGGCGCGCGCATCCGCAACGTCGACATCGTCGGCGGCAACCACTACCTCGCGGGCCAGCCGGAGCTGGTGCCGCAGGCCGCCGACGCGATCGCCGAATTCGCGCATTCGCTCTAG
- a CDS encoding FAD-dependent monooxygenase, producing MEEQFAFAPAYELPSWPFVPPPELASGQVVRHPLVIVGAGPSGLTLACDLAQRGVRAVLLDEDDTVGVRGASSRGICYAQKSLEIFERLGIFERIAAKGITWSFGRTFSGEEEVYNFNLQAASVSRQPPFINLQQFYIEWFLVERILELGLTDLRWKSRVTRVEPIADGVRLEVETPAGRYTIEADRLIDATGANSAIRTGLGIEAHASRSTDRWCISDVRFRKPLPTERWTWVDAPFNEGRGVWQHLMADGVWRIDYQMPEDCDTAYISRPEVAGARLREQLGPGVEFEFVWIGPYGYRDHLLERFRHGRVFFIGDAAHVVSPFGARGGNSGIQDAANLGWKLALVARGQAGDALLDSYDAERQPAARENLRVTSRSARFLAPRSPAEHTLRRAVVALAARFPFARALVNTGRMSVANDYPVAPQLPAGGRTVQNLPLRRADGRETTLMQLLAEDTRCIGLWFAPTADAARAALDATAGLPLRLLAVGGTDHGLPALQHDERLAAHVGAGEPGSFVLVRPDAYRARVLAQATPEAIAEAVRTALALPLDPAP from the coding sequence ATGGAAGAACAATTCGCTTTCGCGCCCGCCTACGAACTGCCGAGCTGGCCCTTCGTGCCGCCGCCCGAGCTGGCCAGCGGCCAGGTGGTGCGCCACCCGCTCGTGATCGTCGGCGCCGGCCCCTCGGGCCTCACGCTGGCCTGCGACCTCGCGCAGCGCGGCGTGCGCGCCGTGCTGCTCGACGAGGACGACACCGTCGGCGTGCGCGGCGCCTCCTCGCGCGGCATCTGCTATGCGCAGAAGAGCCTGGAGATCTTCGAGCGACTGGGCATCTTCGAGCGCATCGCGGCCAAGGGCATCACCTGGTCCTTCGGGCGCACCTTCTCGGGCGAGGAGGAGGTCTACAACTTCAACCTGCAGGCGGCCAGCGTCTCGCGGCAGCCGCCCTTCATCAACCTGCAGCAGTTCTACATCGAGTGGTTCCTGGTCGAGCGCATCCTCGAGCTCGGCCTGACCGACCTGCGCTGGAAGAGCCGCGTGACGCGCGTCGAACCGATCGCCGACGGCGTGCGCCTCGAGGTCGAGACGCCCGCGGGCCGCTACACGATCGAGGCCGACCGGCTGATCGACGCCACCGGCGCCAACAGCGCGATCCGCACCGGGCTCGGCATCGAGGCCCATGCCTCGCGCAGCACCGACCGCTGGTGCATCAGCGACGTGCGCTTTCGCAAGCCGCTGCCGACCGAGCGCTGGACCTGGGTCGACGCGCCCTTCAACGAGGGCCGCGGCGTCTGGCAGCACCTGATGGCCGACGGCGTCTGGCGCATCGACTACCAGATGCCCGAGGACTGCGACACCGCCTACATCAGCCGGCCCGAGGTGGCGGGCGCGCGGCTGCGCGAGCAGCTCGGGCCGGGCGTGGAGTTCGAGTTCGTCTGGATCGGCCCCTACGGCTACCGCGACCACCTGCTCGAGCGCTTCCGCCATGGCCGCGTGTTCTTCATCGGCGATGCCGCGCACGTGGTGAGCCCCTTCGGCGCGCGCGGCGGCAACAGCGGCATCCAGGACGCGGCCAACCTCGGCTGGAAGCTCGCACTGGTGGCGCGGGGCCAGGCCGGCGACGCGCTGCTCGACAGCTACGACGCCGAGCGCCAGCCGGCCGCGCGCGAGAACCTGCGGGTCACGAGCCGCTCGGCGCGCTTCCTCGCGCCGCGCTCGCCGGCCGAGCACACGCTGCGCCGCGCCGTGGTCGCACTGGCCGCGCGCTTTCCGTTCGCGCGCGCCCTGGTGAACACCGGGCGCATGTCGGTGGCCAACGACTACCCCGTCGCGCCGCAGCTGCCCGCGGGCGGCCGCACGGTGCAGAACCTGCCGCTGCGCCGGGCCGATGGCCGCGAGACCACGCTGATGCAGCTGCTGGCCGAGGACACGCGCTGCATCGGCCTGTGGTTCGCACCCACGGCGGATGCGGCACGGGCCGCGCTCGATGCGACGGCGGGACTGCCGCTGCGCCTGCTCGCGGTCGGCGGCACGGACCATGGCCTGCCCGCGCTGCAGCACGACGAGCGGCTCGCGGCCCATGTCGGCGCGGGCGAGCCCGGCAGCTTCGTGCTGGTGCGCCCCGATGCCTATCGCGCCCGCGTGCTCGCGCAGGCCACGCCGGAGGCCATCGCCGAAGCCGTCCGCACCGCCCTGGCCCTCCCCCTCGATCCCGCGCCATGA
- a CDS encoding MBL fold metallo-hydrolase, whose amino-acid sequence MTANVSFASASDTREQKPQLRELAPGAFGYISDFDPNCGFVVGDEQVVLIDTRPTPRMARDFLAAIRTVTDKPIKTIVLTHYHAVRVMGASAFDEVEQIVASAGTLDWIRTRGQADFDSEVGRFPRLFAGLEEIPGLTWPTLSFQNEMSLWLGPRPGTGRELRLMALGRGHSSGDTVAWLPDCGLLFSGDVVENHCGVYAGDAYIGDWAGTLDAVRALRPRVLVPGRGAVLQGEAACAEAIDLTQAFLSTLLDSVRAGIAAGEPLKGCFARAEAAMKPRFGQWPVFQHVLPFDVSRAYDELRGIEHPVVWTAERDRELWQTLHA is encoded by the coding sequence ATGACCGCCAACGTTTCCTTCGCCTCCGCCTCCGACACCCGCGAGCAGAAGCCGCAGCTGCGCGAGCTCGCGCCCGGCGCCTTCGGCTACATCAGCGACTTCGATCCCAACTGCGGCTTCGTGGTCGGCGACGAGCAGGTGGTGCTGATCGACACCCGCCCCACGCCGCGCATGGCGCGCGATTTCCTCGCGGCCATCCGCACGGTGACCGACAAGCCGATCAAGACCATCGTGCTGACCCACTACCACGCGGTGCGCGTGATGGGCGCGAGCGCCTTCGACGAGGTCGAGCAGATCGTCGCGAGCGCGGGCACGCTCGACTGGATCCGCACGCGCGGCCAGGCCGACTTCGATTCGGAGGTGGGCCGCTTCCCGCGCCTGTTCGCGGGCCTCGAGGAAATCCCGGGCCTGACCTGGCCGACGCTGAGCTTCCAGAACGAGATGAGCCTGTGGCTCGGCCCGCGCCCCGGCACCGGCCGCGAGCTGCGGCTGATGGCGCTGGGCCGCGGCCATTCGAGCGGCGACACCGTCGCCTGGCTGCCCGATTGCGGCCTGCTGTTCTCGGGCGACGTGGTCGAGAACCACTGCGGCGTGTACGCGGGCGATGCCTACATCGGCGACTGGGCCGGCACGCTCGACGCGGTGCGCGCGCTGCGCCCGCGCGTGCTGGTGCCGGGCCGCGGCGCGGTGCTGCAGGGCGAGGCCGCCTGCGCCGAGGCGATCGACCTGACCCAGGCCTTCCTCTCGACCCTGCTCGACAGCGTGCGCGCCGGCATCGCCGCGGGCGAGCCGCTCAAGGGCTGCTTCGCGCGCGCCGAGGCCGCGATGAAGCCGCGCTTCGGCCAGTGGCCGGTGTTCCAGCACGTGCTGCCCTTCGACGTCTCGCGCGCCTACGACGAGCTGCGCGGCATCGAGCACCCGGTGGTGTGGACCGCCGAGCGCGACCGCGAACTATGGCAGACGCTGCACGCGTAG
- a CDS encoding VOC family protein — protein sequence MPTPSAAPPIRGLHHFAWRCRDSEETRRFYEDLLGLPLVHVIKSDHVPSTGEYCPYVHIFFRMRDGSFIAFFDLGDDIAALPSPNTPSWVNHIALRVDGVPDLLAAKARLEAAGVEVLGITDHHIIESIYFFDPNGIRVELTTPTVPQAEMDAHALRAHADLDAWTARKAQLLAAKGTADA from the coding sequence ATGCCGACCCCATCCGCCGCGCCCCCGATCCGGGGCCTGCACCATTTCGCCTGGCGCTGCCGCGACAGCGAGGAAACCCGCCGCTTCTACGAGGACCTGCTCGGCCTGCCGCTGGTGCACGTGATCAAGAGCGACCACGTGCCGAGCACCGGCGAGTACTGCCCCTACGTCCACATCTTCTTCCGGATGCGCGACGGCTCCTTCATCGCCTTCTTCGACCTCGGCGACGACATCGCCGCGCTGCCCTCGCCCAACACGCCCTCGTGGGTCAACCACATCGCGCTGCGCGTGGACGGCGTGCCCGACCTGCTGGCCGCCAAGGCCCGGCTCGAGGCCGCGGGCGTCGAGGTGCTGGGCATCACCGACCACCACATCATCGAGTCGATCTACTTCTTCGACCCCAACGGCATCCGCGTGGAACTGACCACGCCCACCGTGCCGCAGGCCGAGATGGACGCGCACGCGCTGCGCGCCCATGCCGACCTCGACGCCTGGACCGCGCGCAAGGCGCAGCTGCTGGCAGCGAAGGGCACGGCCGATGCCTGA
- a CDS encoding fructose-bisphosphate aldolase class II — translation MALVSMRELLDHAAANGYGIPAFNVNNLEQVQAVMEAAKEVGAPVILQASAGARKYAGEAFIKHLIQAAIEAYPQIPLVMHQDHGQSPAICQGAIDLGFSSVMMDGSLHEDGKTPASFDYNVDVTRRVVQLAHKVGVTVEGELGCLGSLETGMAGEEDGIGAEGVLDHSALLTDPEEAAQFVKATQLDALAIAIGTSHGAYKFTRKPTGDILSISRVKEIHARLPNTHLVMHGSSSVPQDLLEIIRKYGGNMKETYGVPVEEIQEAIKYGVRKINIDTDIRLAMTGAVRKFLAENPEKFDAREWLKPAREAAKQICKQRYIEFGCEGQAPKIKGESLQIVAAKYTKGELAQEVV, via the coding sequence ATGGCACTCGTCTCGATGCGCGAACTGCTGGACCATGCAGCCGCCAACGGCTACGGCATTCCGGCCTTCAACGTCAATAACCTCGAACAGGTGCAGGCCGTGATGGAAGCCGCCAAGGAAGTCGGCGCGCCCGTGATCCTCCAGGCCAGCGCCGGCGCCCGCAAGTACGCCGGCGAAGCCTTCATCAAGCACCTGATCCAGGCCGCCATCGAGGCCTATCCGCAGATTCCGCTGGTGATGCACCAGGACCACGGCCAGAGCCCGGCCATCTGCCAGGGCGCCATCGACCTCGGCTTCTCGTCCGTGATGATGGACGGCTCGCTGCATGAAGACGGCAAGACGCCGGCTTCGTTCGACTACAACGTCGACGTGACCCGCAGGGTGGTGCAGCTGGCCCACAAGGTCGGCGTCACCGTCGAGGGCGAGCTGGGCTGCCTGGGCTCGCTCGAGACCGGCATGGCCGGCGAGGAAGACGGCATCGGCGCCGAGGGCGTGCTCGACCACTCGGCCCTGCTGACCGACCCCGAGGAAGCCGCCCAGTTCGTCAAGGCCACGCAGCTCGACGCGCTGGCCATCGCCATCGGCACCAGCCACGGCGCCTACAAGTTCACCCGCAAGCCCACCGGCGACATCCTGTCGATCTCGCGCGTGAAGGAAATCCACGCCCGCCTGCCCAACACCCACCTGGTGATGCACGGCTCGTCGTCGGTGCCGCAGGATCTGCTCGAGATCATTCGCAAGTACGGCGGCAACATGAAGGAAACCTACGGCGTGCCGGTCGAGGAGATCCAGGAAGCCATCAAGTACGGCGTGCGCAAGATCAACATCGACACCGACATCCGCCTCGCGATGACCGGCGCGGTGCGCAAGTTCCTGGCCGAGAACCCCGAGAAGTTCGACGCCCGTGAATGGCTCAAGCCCGCGCGCGAAGCCGCCAAGCAGATCTGCAAGCAGCGCTACATCGAGTTCGGCTGCGAAGGCCAGGCGCCCAAGATCAAGGGCGAATCGCTGCAGATCGTCGCCGCCAAGTACACCAAGGGCGAGCTCGCGCAAGAAGTGGTCTGA
- a CDS encoding alpha/beta hydrolase, protein MIFPVLASLRRRRRALSTALGVAAATVLAACSPIKLLNGLVPTDTYQFQGDIAYGPAPRQQLDVYQPLPATAPARGRRPLVVFFFGGTWTTGDRESYRFLGEALAARGAVVVVPDYGLSPRHTYPVFVRDSALVVKWALDNAAQLGADPKQVYVMGHSSGGYNAAMVALDGRWLGELGASPRQLAGWIGLAGPYDFLPIGDPQTRVAFDWPRTPADSQPLAHVTSGAPRTLLMAAAKDNLVYPERNTLPMAAALRAAGVPVEVRLFDNLSHVTLMGAFGKPIQWLGGPVLPPVVEFLGLPSVPSHKGPR, encoded by the coding sequence ATGATCTTTCCCGTTCTTGCGTCGCTTCGCCGGCGGCGCCGTGCCCTGTCCACCGCCCTGGGCGTCGCCGCGGCCACCGTGCTCGCGGCCTGCTCGCCGATCAAGCTGCTCAACGGCCTGGTGCCCACCGACACCTACCAGTTCCAGGGCGACATCGCCTACGGGCCGGCGCCGCGCCAGCAGCTCGACGTCTACCAGCCGCTGCCGGCCACGGCGCCCGCGCGCGGCCGGCGGCCGCTGGTGGTGTTCTTCTTCGGCGGCACCTGGACCACCGGCGACCGCGAGAGCTACCGCTTCCTCGGCGAGGCGCTGGCCGCGCGCGGCGCGGTGGTGGTGGTGCCCGACTACGGCCTGTCGCCGCGCCACACCTACCCGGTGTTCGTGCGCGACAGCGCGCTGGTGGTGAAATGGGCGCTCGACAACGCGGCCCAGCTCGGGGCCGACCCGAAGCAGGTCTACGTGATGGGCCACAGCTCGGGCGGCTACAACGCGGCCATGGTCGCGCTCGACGGCCGCTGGCTCGGCGAACTCGGCGCCAGTCCGCGCCAGCTCGCGGGCTGGATCGGGCTGGCCGGGCCCTACGACTTCCTGCCCATCGGCGATCCGCAGACCCGCGTCGCCTTCGACTGGCCCCGCACGCCGGCCGATTCGCAGCCGCTCGCGCACGTCACGTCCGGCGCGCCGCGCACGCTGCTGATGGCCGCGGCCAAGGACAACCTGGTCTACCCCGAGCGCAACACCCTGCCGATGGCCGCCGCGCTGCGCGCCGCGGGCGTGCCGGTGGAGGTGCGCCTCTTCGACAACCTGAGCCACGTCACGCTGATGGGCGCCTTCGGCAAGCCCATCCAGTGGCTCGGCGGGCCGGTGCTGCCGCCGGTCGTCGAGTTCCTCGGGTTGCCGTCAGTCCCGTCCCACAAGGGCCCTCGGTAG